GCGGGCGCAGCTGGTGGAGCGGTTCGCGGCCTCGGGGCGGGGGATCCTGCTGGGGACCACGTCGTTCTGGGAGGGCGTGGACGTGCCCGGGCGGCCGCTGCGCGGGCTGATCATCCCCAAGCTGCCGTTCAAGGTGCCCAGCGAGCCGGTGACGGCGGCGCGCATCGAGGCGATCGAGGCGGCGGGCGGAAACTCGTTCGTGCAGTACATGCTTCCCCACGCGGCCATCCGCATGAAGCAGGGGTTCGGGCGGCTGGTGAGGTCGCGCGACGACATGGGCGTGGTGATGATCCTGGATGGGCGGATCGCGAAAAAGAGCTATGGGCGATATTTTCTGGACTCGCTGCCGCCCGCGCCCGTGGTGAAGGCGCCGTGGCAGCGGGTGAAGGAAGAGATGCTGCGATTCTACGGCGAGCGGACGGCGGTGCGGCGGGCGGGTTAGCGACGGTACACACCAGGGCTTTGTGGCGCCTCGGTGAGGGCCGGCGCATGCCTCGGCCGCCCCCCATCCCCAGCCCTTCCCCCGCAAACTGCGCGGGGGAAGGGAGCTAGTGTGGAGCGCGTCCAAATCTCTGGTGCGATCGATCTGTCATCCTGAGGCCCAGGCGCACCGGGGTGGCCCGCAGCACATCCTGCGCGGGCCGAAGGATCTAGCGGCGGACACGTACCAGCCCGGGCGCGGCAGCGGTCACGGAACCAGAGGCCTCGGCTGCCGTGGGGCCCTCACCCGTCCTCGCTTATGCTCGTCCACCCTCTCCCACAAACAGCGTGGGAGAGGGGGTAAACCTCCCGGGGGTTGTGGCGTTTCGACGAGGGCCGGCGCATGCCTCGGCCGCGCCCATCCCCAGCCCTTCCCCCGCAAACTGCGCGGGGGAAGGGAGCCAGTCGAATGCGCGGGGCTCGCCGGAGCGCGATCGAATTCTCCTCTCCCCCATGGGGTTTATGGGGGAGAGGCCGGGAGAGGGGGGCGGCCGCGGCATGCGCCAGTCTCAGCCCGCGACGCGCCTCGGGTCTTCTCTCCTGGGCCTTAGGATGACAATGGGCACGCCGCCTTGGAGCGTGCCGATCCCCCAACCCCGTACGATGCCGTGACCCGTCCGTCCAAGATCGTCTGCGTCGGCCGCAACTACCTGGAACATGCGCGCGAGTTGGGGAACGACGTGCCCGAGCGGCCGCTGCTGTTCTTCAAGCCGCCCTCGGCCATCATCACCGACGGCGAGGCCATCGTTCTCCCCGCCGCTTCGAAGCAGGTGGAGCACGAGGGCGAGATCGGCGTCGTGATCGGGCGGCGGGCGAAGGACGTGGCCGCGGCGGACGCGTGGGACTTCGTGGAGGGCATCGTGCCGCTGAACGACGTGACCGCGCGCGACCTGCAGAAGCCGGACGGGCAGTGGGCGCGGGCCAAGGGGTTCGACACCTTCTGCCCCACGGGGACGGTGGTGCCGCTGGACCGCGTGGACCGCGACGGGCTGGAGGTGATCTGCCGCGTGAACGGAGAAGTGCGCCAGCACGGCCGCGTGGGCGACATGGCCTTCAGCATCCCCACCCTGATCGAGTACATTTCCGGGGTCATGACGCTGGAGCCCGGCGACCTGATCGCCACCGGCACCCCGGCCGGCGTGTCGCCCCTGAACCCGGGCGACGTCGTCGAGGTGGAAATCCCCGGCGTCGGCATCCTCCGCAACCCCGTGCAGGCCCCATGATCAAGCTTTCCCGCAGCCGCTGGCTGGCCCTCGTCATCGCCGCCATCGTCGCCGTCGACTGGATCACCAAGGCGCTCGTGCAGCAGCGGCTTCCGCTGTACGACCGGCGGCCGCTGATTGAGGGCCTGCTCAGCTTCATGCACACGATGAACACCGGGATCTCCTGGGGTTTTCTCAAGGACCTGCCCCCCGGCCTGCGCATGCCCATCATCGCGCTGCTGACGCTGGTGGGCATCGGCGTGGCGGTGTGGATGATGTGGGACACGCACGACCGCTGGCAGCAGATCGCCGGGGCGCTCGTCCTGGGCGGCGCGCTGGGCAACCTGGGCGACCGGCTGGTGAACGGGGGAGTGACGGACTTCATCTACGTCCACTTCTTTCCGTACATCTTCAATTTCGCCGACATCTCCATCACCATCGGCGGGGTGATCCTGGCCGCGAGGATGCTGCTGGACCGCCCGGGCGGCGACGCATCCGCCCCCACTCACGCCTGACCGGACCGGAACCCGAATGCCCGAACTCGCGGCTCGCTTCAGGAGCCTTCCGCCGTACCCGCTGTCCGACGTTCCCGCCATCAAGCGCGACCTCAAGTCCCGCGGCGTGGATGTCATCGACCTGGGCACCGGCGACGCCGACCTGCCGCCGCCCCCCGCCGCCGTCGAGGCGCTGCGCGGTGCCGCGCAGGACCCGGCCAACTCGCGCTACCCGTTTCAGCTGGGGCTGGTGGAGTTCCGGGAAGAGATCGCGCGGTGGATGGGGTCGCGCTTCGGGGTGGAGGTCGATCCCATGAAGCAGCTGCTGCCGCTGATCGGCTCCAAGGAGGGTATCTTTCACCTGCCGTTCGCGTTCCTGGAGCCGGGCGACATGACGGTGATCCCCGACCCCGGCTACCAGGCGTACCTGGGCGGCACCGTGCTGGCGGGCGGCACCCCGCACATCGTGCCGCTGCGGCCGGAGAACGA
This is a stretch of genomic DNA from Longimicrobium sp.. It encodes these proteins:
- a CDS encoding fumarylacetoacetate hydrolase family protein, whose translation is MTRPSKIVCVGRNYLEHARELGNDVPERPLLFFKPPSAIITDGEAIVLPAASKQVEHEGEIGVVIGRRAKDVAAADAWDFVEGIVPLNDVTARDLQKPDGQWARAKGFDTFCPTGTVVPLDRVDRDGLEVICRVNGEVRQHGRVGDMAFSIPTLIEYISGVMTLEPGDLIATGTPAGVSPLNPGDVVEVEIPGVGILRNPVQAP
- the lspA gene encoding signal peptidase II, which encodes MIKLSRSRWLALVIAAIVAVDWITKALVQQRLPLYDRRPLIEGLLSFMHTMNTGISWGFLKDLPPGLRMPIIALLTLVGIGVAVWMMWDTHDRWQQIAGALVLGGALGNLGDRLVNGGVTDFIYVHFFPYIFNFADISITIGGVILAARMLLDRPGGDASAPTHA